The proteins below are encoded in one region of Buttiauxella gaviniae:
- the crp gene encoding cAMP-activated global transcriptional regulator CRP, with translation MVLGKPQTDPTLEWFLSHCHIHKYPSKSTLIHQGEKAETLYYIVKGSVAVLIKDEEGKEMILSYLNQGDFIGELGLFEEGQERSAWVRAKSACEVAEISYKKFRQLIQVNPDILMRLSSQMARRLQVTSEKVGNLAFLDVTGRIAQTLLNLAKQPDAMTHPDGMQIKITRQEIGQIVGCSRETVGRILKMLEDQNLISAHGKTIVVYGTR, from the coding sequence ATGGTGCTTGGCAAACCGCAAACAGACCCGACTCTCGAATGGTTCTTGTCTCATTGCCATATTCATAAGTATCCATCGAAGAGCACACTGATTCACCAGGGTGAAAAAGCAGAGACGCTGTATTACATCGTCAAGGGCTCTGTGGCTGTTCTGATTAAAGATGAAGAGGGCAAGGAGATGATCCTCTCTTATCTGAATCAGGGCGATTTCATCGGCGAGTTAGGGCTGTTCGAAGAAGGTCAGGAGCGTAGTGCCTGGGTTCGTGCTAAGAGCGCTTGTGAAGTGGCTGAAATTTCATATAAAAAATTCCGCCAGCTGATTCAGGTCAACCCAGACATTCTGATGCGCCTGTCTTCGCAGATGGCACGCCGTCTGCAAGTGACATCTGAGAAAGTCGGTAATCTGGCGTTCCTGGATGTGACGGGCCGTATCGCGCAGACACTGCTGAACCTCGCAAAACAACCTGATGCAATGACCCACCCGGACGGTATGCAGATTAAAATTACCCGTCAGGAAATTGGTCAGATCGTCGGTTGCTCACGTGAGACCGTAGGCCGTATCCTAAAAATGCTGGAAGATCAAAACCTGATCTCCGCTCACGGTAAAACGATCGTCGTTTACGGCACTCGTTAA
- a CDS encoding YccS/YhfK family putative transporter, whose translation MWRRLIYHPEVNYALRQTLVLCLPVAVGLLFGDLQSGLLFSLVPACCNIAGLDTPHKRFFKRLIIGGSLFAFSSLIMQLLLLYTAVPLPLILMVMALLLGVTAEISALHARLLPASLIAAIFTLSMAGNMPIWKPMLLYVSGTIWYGVFNWVWFWMWREQPLRESLSLLYRQLADYCEAKYGMLTQHTDPEKTLPPLLARQQKAVDLITVCYQQLHMLAANQQNGYKRLLRAFQVALDLQEHISVSLHQPSEVQKLVEKSHAEAVIRWNAQTTAARLRVLADDILYHRFPRRFTMEKQIDALEKIARQNPDNPVGQFCHYHFSRIARVLRTQRPLYIRDLMEDRQRRLPLWAALKSYLSLKSAALRNAARLGVMLTIASILGAFLHLPKPYWILMTVMFVTQNGYGATRVRILHRSAGTMAGLAIAGVALHFHFPQSIALTAMLVITLVSYLFIRKSYGWATIGFTVTAVYTLQLITLSAEQYIVPRLIDTLLGCLIAFGGMLWLWPQWQSGLLRQNAHDALEKDQDAIRLILSSDPEPTPLAYQRMKVNQAHNALFNSLNQAMQEPGFNSDYLADMKLWVTHSQFIVEHINAMTTLAREHNMLTPDLAQRYLQSCEIALQRCQQRLQYDGPGETNDANILDPLEGLPSGPLSTMEQHLQRILGHLSTMHTISSVAWRQRPHHGIWLNRRLGRS comes from the coding sequence ATGTGGCGCAGACTGATCTACCATCCCGAAGTCAACTATGCACTGCGACAAACGCTGGTGTTATGTCTTCCCGTGGCGGTAGGTTTGCTCTTTGGCGATTTGCAATCTGGGCTGCTTTTCTCGTTAGTCCCCGCCTGCTGTAATATTGCCGGTCTGGATACACCCCATAAACGCTTCTTCAAACGCCTGATTATTGGCGGCAGCCTTTTTGCTTTCAGCAGTTTGATCATGCAGCTTTTACTGCTGTATACCGCCGTACCGCTGCCTCTGATTCTTATGGTGATGGCGCTCCTGTTGGGCGTCACGGCTGAAATCAGTGCGCTTCACGCACGTCTGCTTCCCGCCTCGCTGATTGCCGCTATCTTTACCCTCAGCATGGCCGGGAACATGCCAATCTGGAAGCCGATGCTGCTGTATGTCTCCGGCACAATTTGGTACGGCGTATTTAACTGGGTTTGGTTCTGGATGTGGCGCGAACAGCCACTGCGGGAATCGCTTAGCCTGCTCTATCGCCAGCTTGCGGATTATTGCGAAGCCAAATACGGCATGCTAACTCAGCACACCGATCCTGAAAAAACACTCCCGCCCTTACTGGCTCGCCAACAAAAAGCGGTCGACCTCATCACCGTGTGCTATCAACAACTGCACATGCTGGCGGCGAATCAGCAAAATGGTTACAAGCGTTTGTTACGCGCCTTTCAGGTGGCTTTGGATTTACAAGAACACATCTCCGTGAGTCTGCACCAACCTTCCGAAGTACAAAAGCTGGTTGAAAAAAGCCACGCCGAAGCGGTAATTCGCTGGAATGCACAGACTACTGCCGCACGTTTACGTGTGCTGGCTGATGACATTCTTTACCATCGTTTTCCCCGCCGCTTCACAATGGAAAAACAGATTGATGCGCTTGAGAAAATCGCCCGTCAGAATCCAGACAACCCAGTTGGGCAATTTTGTCATTATCACTTCAGCCGTATCGCGCGCGTGCTGCGGACTCAACGCCCGCTCTATATCCGTGATTTGATGGAAGACAGGCAGCGCCGGTTGCCATTGTGGGCCGCACTGAAAAGCTATTTGTCTTTGAAATCGGCAGCGCTGCGCAACGCCGCAAGGCTGGGTGTCATGCTCACTATCGCGAGCATTTTGGGCGCGTTCTTACATCTGCCCAAACCTTACTGGATTTTGATGACGGTCATGTTCGTCACGCAAAACGGCTACGGCGCCACACGCGTTCGTATCCTCCACCGTTCGGCGGGCACCATGGCGGGCCTGGCAATCGCCGGTGTGGCGCTACACTTCCATTTCCCACAGAGCATTGCGCTGACGGCGATGCTGGTGATAACCCTGGTCAGCTATTTATTCATTCGTAAAAGCTACGGTTGGGCAACGATTGGCTTCACGGTCACGGCGGTCTACACACTGCAACTGATCACCCTGAGCGCCGAGCAGTACATCGTTCCTCGCCTGATAGATACCCTGCTGGGCTGCCTGATTGCCTTCGGTGGCATGTTGTGGCTGTGGCCGCAGTGGCAGAGCGGCTTATTGCGCCAGAACGCCCACGATGCGCTTGAGAAAGACCAGGACGCTATTCGCCTGATCCTGAGTAGCGACCCGGAACCTACGCCTCTCGCCTATCAACGCATGAAAGTAAACCAGGCGCATAACGCCCTGTTTAACTCCCTCAACCAGGCGATGCAAGAGCCCGGCTTTAATTCCGACTATCTGGCCGACATGAAATTGTGGGTCACACACAGTCAGTTTATCGTCGAACACATTAATGCGATGACGACCCTGGCGCGTGAGCACAACATGCTGACGCCGGATTTAGCCCAGCGCTATTTGCAGTCGTGTGAAATTGCACTGCAACGCTGTCAGCAGCGGCTGCAATATGATGGGCCGGGGGAAACCAATGACGCCAATATTCTGGATCCGCTGGAAGGGCTACCGAGCGGGCCATTAAGCACGATGGAACAACATTTACAGCGGATATTGGGCCATCTCAGCACCATGCACACCATTTCTTCGGTGGCATGGCGTCAGCGTCCCCATCATGGGATTTGGCTGAACCGCCGCTTAGGCCGGTCGTAA
- the argD gene encoding bifunctional acetylornithine/succinyldiaminopimelate transaminase encodes MATEQSAITRATFDEVILPIYAPAEFIPVKGKGSRVWDQQGKEYVDFAGGIAVTALGHCHPALVEALKSQGETLWHTSNVFTNEPALRLGRKLIDATFAERVLFMNSGTEANETAFKLARYYASTRHSPYKTKIIAFHNAFHGRSLFTVSVGGQPKYSDGFGPKPADIIHVPFNDLHAVKAVMDDHTCAVVVEPIQGEGGVTAATPEFLHGLRALCDEHKALLVFDEVQCGMGRIGELFAYMHYGVTPDILTSAKALGGGFPVSVMLTTQEIASAFHVGTHGSTYGGNPLACAVAGAAFDIINTPEVLKGVSVKREQFVNHLQHIDEQFDLFSDIRGMGLLIGAELKPQYKGRAREFLYAAAQEGVMVLNAGPDVMRFAPSLIVEEADIAEGMQRFASAVASIVKG; translated from the coding sequence ATGGCAACTGAACAATCAGCAATTACCCGCGCAACTTTCGATGAAGTCATTCTGCCGATTTATGCACCGGCTGAGTTTATTCCGGTAAAAGGAAAAGGCAGCCGTGTATGGGACCAACAGGGCAAAGAGTACGTTGATTTCGCGGGGGGAATCGCGGTTACCGCGTTGGGCCACTGCCATCCCGCGTTAGTGGAGGCCTTGAAAAGCCAGGGTGAAACGTTATGGCATACCAGTAATGTTTTCACTAACGAACCTGCGCTGCGCCTGGGCCGTAAGCTGATTGATGCCACTTTTGCAGAACGCGTGCTGTTTATGAACTCCGGCACTGAAGCAAACGAAACCGCTTTTAAACTGGCACGTTACTACGCATCCACGCGCCATAGCCCGTATAAAACCAAGATTATCGCCTTCCATAATGCCTTCCACGGGCGTTCATTGTTTACCGTTTCTGTTGGCGGCCAGCCGAAGTATTCCGATGGTTTTGGCCCGAAGCCTGCGGATATTATTCATGTGCCGTTTAACGATTTGCATGCGGTAAAAGCGGTGATGGACGATCACACTTGCGCGGTGGTGGTGGAACCTATTCAGGGCGAGGGCGGTGTCACGGCGGCAACGCCGGAATTTTTACACGGTCTGCGCGCGCTGTGCGATGAACATAAAGCCCTGCTGGTGTTCGATGAAGTCCAGTGCGGTATGGGGCGCATCGGGGAGCTGTTTGCGTATATGCATTACGGCGTGACGCCAGATATTTTGACCAGCGCTAAAGCCCTCGGTGGTGGATTCCCGGTGAGCGTGATGCTGACCACTCAGGAAATCGCCTCGGCATTTCACGTCGGCACACATGGCTCAACCTACGGTGGAAACCCGCTGGCCTGTGCCGTAGCCGGTGCAGCATTCGATATCATCAATACGCCTGAGGTGTTGAAAGGCGTCTCGGTGAAGCGCGAGCAGTTTGTGAATCACCTGCAGCACATTGACGAGCAGTTTGATCTGTTCAGCGATATTCGCGGCATGGGTCTGCTGATTGGTGCTGAGCTGAAGCCGCAATACAAAGGCCGCGCGCGCGAATTCCTTTATGCTGCAGCACAAGAGGGCGTGATGGTTCTAAACGCGGGGCCGGATGTGATGCGTTTTGCGCCATCGCTTATCGTTGAAGAGGCGGATATTGCAGAGGGTATGCAGCGTTTTGCGAGCGCGGTCGCAAGTATCGTTAAAGGTTAA
- the pabA gene encoding aminodeoxychorismate synthase component 2, translating to MLLLIDNYDSFTWNLYQYFCELGAEVVVKRNDELTLSDISALAPEKLVISPGPCTPNEAGISLMAIQHFAGQLPILGVCLGHQAIAQAFGATIVRAEKVMHGKTSVISHNNSGVFCGLNNPLTVTRYHSLVIDPATLPACFEVTALTDKQEIMGIRHRELDLEGVQFHPESILSEQGHQLLANFLTR from the coding sequence ATGCTACTGCTTATCGACAATTACGACTCATTCACCTGGAACCTTTATCAGTACTTTTGCGAATTAGGCGCAGAGGTAGTGGTGAAACGTAACGATGAGCTGACCCTTTCTGACATCAGCGCCCTGGCTCCTGAAAAATTGGTTATCTCACCCGGCCCATGCACACCCAATGAAGCGGGCATTTCCCTTATGGCGATTCAACATTTTGCCGGACAACTGCCGATTCTTGGCGTTTGCCTTGGGCATCAGGCCATTGCGCAAGCCTTCGGCGCAACGATTGTGCGTGCAGAAAAAGTGATGCACGGCAAAACGTCTGTTATTTCGCATAATAATAGCGGCGTATTTTGCGGCCTGAACAATCCTCTTACCGTTACGCGTTATCACTCTTTGGTTATCGACCCTGCCACGTTACCCGCCTGTTTTGAGGTTACGGCATTGACGGACAAGCAAGAGATTATGGGCATCCGCCATCGTGAGCTTGACCTGGAAGGGGTGCAATTCCACCCGGAAAGTATTCTTAGCGAACAGGGGCACCAACTGTTAGCCAATTTCCTTACGCGTTGA
- a CDS encoding putative adenosine monophosphate-protein transferase Fic gives MAKKLTDKQKSRLWEQQRSRSFQASTLLDVLEPHAQDESIAQRVATIELGPLHRGLPWLCAIHQQLFQDVFDWAGELRDVDISKGETRFCHFEYIENEGNDLMQEMENEHYLTGLARTEFVHRLAHYYCEINVLHPFFVGSGRAQRVFFEQLAIHAGYVLDWSGVDPDQWRTANQAGALGDLGPLTEIFTKVVSEAGESE, from the coding sequence ATGGCAAAGAAACTTACCGATAAACAAAAGTCCCGCCTTTGGGAGCAACAGCGTAGCCGTTCTTTTCAGGCCAGCACTTTGCTTGATGTGCTTGAGCCTCATGCGCAAGATGAGTCTATCGCTCAGCGCGTAGCGACGATCGAGCTGGGCCCGTTACATCGCGGATTACCCTGGTTGTGCGCCATTCATCAGCAACTTTTTCAGGATGTTTTTGACTGGGCGGGTGAGCTGCGTGATGTGGATATTTCCAAAGGGGAGACTCGCTTCTGCCATTTCGAGTACATCGAAAACGAAGGCAACGATCTGATGCAGGAGATGGAGAACGAGCATTATTTGACAGGGCTTGCCAGAACCGAATTTGTTCATCGCCTGGCGCATTACTACTGTGAAATTAATGTGCTTCATCCCTTCTTTGTTGGCAGCGGCCGTGCGCAGCGCGTCTTCTTCGAGCAACTGGCGATTCATGCAGGTTACGTTCTGGACTGGAGTGGCGTGGATCCTGACCAATGGCGGACGGCGAATCAGGCCGGTGCGCTGGGTGATTTAGGGCCGCTTACGGAGATTTTCACTAAAGTGGTGAGTGAAGCGGGCGAAAGCGAATAG
- the ppiA gene encoding peptidylprolyl isomerase A → MLKSTLAAVATVFALTAFSPAVLAAKGDPHVLLTTSAGEIELELNSQKAPISVKNFVDYVNNGFYNNTIFHRVIPGFMLQGGGFTEDMNQKQPNPPIKNEADNGLRNTRGTISMARTADKDSATSQFFINVADNAFLDHGQRDFGYAVFGKVVKGMEVADKISQVQTHDVGPYQNVPSKPVVILSAKVLP, encoded by the coding sequence ATGCTCAAATCGACTCTGGCGGCTGTAGCAACAGTATTTGCTCTCACCGCATTCTCTCCTGCGGTACTTGCTGCTAAAGGTGACCCACACGTCCTGTTGACCACTTCAGCAGGTGAAATTGAGCTTGAGTTAAACAGCCAAAAAGCCCCGATTTCTGTGAAAAACTTTGTGGACTACGTTAACAACGGTTTCTACAACAACACCATTTTCCACCGCGTGATCCCGGGCTTTATGCTTCAGGGCGGTGGTTTTACTGAAGACATGAATCAGAAGCAGCCAAATCCACCGATCAAAAACGAAGCCGATAACGGCCTACGTAATACTCGCGGCACGATTTCTATGGCGCGTACGGCGGATAAAGACAGCGCCACCAGCCAGTTCTTTATCAACGTGGCTGACAACGCTTTCCTCGATCACGGCCAACGTGACTTCGGTTACGCGGTGTTTGGTAAAGTTGTGAAAGGGATGGAAGTGGCCGATAAGATCTCTCAGGTACAGACTCATGATGTCGGTCCATACCAAAATGTTCCGTCAAAACCGGTAGTTATCCTCTCTGCGAAAGTCCTGCCATAA
- the tsgA gene encoding MFS transporter TsgA codes for MTNSNRIKLTWISFFSYALTGALVIVTGMVMGNIAEYFHVPVSSMSNTFTFLNAGILISIFLNAWLMEIVPLKTQLRFGFILMVLAVAGLIFGDNLTVFSAAMFVLGLVSGITMSIGTFLITHMYEGRQRGSRLLFTDSFFSMAGMIFPMVAAILLARSINWYWVYVCIGLVYVAIFLLTIGCEFPALGKHAPQTEKVVEKEKWGVGVLFLSIAALCYILGQLGFISWVPEYAKSLGMNLNDAGQLVSDFWMSYMFGMWAFSFILRFFDLQRILTVLAGVATVLMYLFNKSEPAHLAWFILALGFFSSAIYTSIITLGSLQTKVASPKLVNFVLTCGTIGTMLTFVVTGPIVAHSGPHAALHTANGLYAVVFVMCVVLGLVTKHRQHNAAAAAH; via the coding sequence ATGACTAACAGCAACCGCATTAAGCTCACATGGATCAGCTTTTTCTCCTACGCCCTGACAGGTGCGTTGGTGATCGTCACCGGGATGGTGATGGGTAATATTGCCGAATACTTCCACGTTCCCGTTTCCAGCATGAGTAATACTTTTACTTTCTTGAATGCGGGCATTTTGATCTCTATTTTCCTGAATGCCTGGTTAATGGAAATCGTGCCACTGAAAACTCAGTTGCGCTTTGGTTTCATCTTGATGGTTCTGGCCGTTGCCGGACTCATCTTCGGTGATAACCTGACCGTTTTCTCAGCCGCAATGTTTGTGCTGGGCCTGGTCAGCGGGATTACCATGTCGATTGGTACTTTCCTGATTACACATATGTATGAAGGCCGTCAGCGTGGTTCACGTCTGCTGTTTACTGATTCTTTCTTCAGCATGGCAGGGATGATTTTCCCGATGGTCGCGGCGATTTTGCTGGCTCGTAGCATCAACTGGTATTGGGTTTATGTTTGCATCGGCCTGGTTTACGTCGCCATCTTCTTGCTAACTATCGGCTGTGAGTTCCCGGCTCTGGGTAAACATGCGCCGCAGACTGAGAAAGTTGTTGAAAAAGAAAAATGGGGCGTGGGCGTGCTGTTCCTGTCCATTGCGGCTCTGTGCTACATCCTCGGCCAATTGGGCTTCATCTCTTGGGTGCCGGAATACGCTAAAAGCCTGGGCATGAATCTGAATGATGCAGGCCAACTGGTGAGCGACTTCTGGATGTCTTATATGTTCGGGATGTGGGCTTTCAGCTTCATTTTGCGTTTCTTCGATCTGCAACGCATTCTGACCGTTCTGGCTGGTGTTGCTACCGTTCTGATGTATCTGTTCAACAAAAGCGAACCAGCACATCTGGCGTGGTTTATTTTGGCGCTTGGCTTCTTCTCCAGCGCGATTTACACCTCAATCATCACGCTCGGTTCTTTGCAGACCAAAGTGGCGTCACCGAAACTGGTTAACTTCGTACTGACCTGCGGCACCATCGGCACCATGCTGACCTTCGTGGTTACCGGCCCGATTGTGGCTCATAGCGGCCCACATGCTGCGCTACACACCGCAAACGGTCTGTATGCCGTAGTCTTTGTGATGTGTGTCGTGCTCGGTCTGGTGACCAAACACCGCCAGCATAACGCGGCGGCTGCAGCTCACTAA
- a CDS encoding cytosine deaminase gives MSNVELAVIQNVRLVGREGLWQISIENGRIDAIKPMSETLPENQHTLDGGGGLAIPPFIEPHIHLDTTQTAGQPHWNQSGTLFEGIERWAERKAVLTHQDVKQRAWQTLKWQIANGIQYVRTHVDVSDPTLTALKAMLEVKQEAAPWIDVQIVAFPQEGILSYPDGEALLEEALRLGADVVGAIPHFEFTREYGVESLHKAFALARKYDRPLDIHCDEIDDEQSRFVETVAALALRDGIGARVTASHTTAMHSYNGAYTSRLFRLLKLSGINFVANPLVNIHLQGRFDDYPKRRGITRVKELMEAGINVCFGHDDVFDPWYPLGTANMLQVLHMGLHVCQMMGYQQINEGLKLITDNSARTFGVQDYGIVEGNTANLIILPAENGFDAVRRQVPVRWSVREGKVIATTQLAQTWVMLDKAEEIQYR, from the coding sequence ATGAGTAATGTAGAATTAGCAGTTATCCAAAATGTGCGGCTGGTGGGGCGAGAAGGTTTGTGGCAGATCAGCATCGAAAACGGGCGCATCGATGCTATTAAACCGATGAGCGAAACCTTACCCGAAAACCAGCATACTCTCGATGGCGGAGGAGGGCTTGCCATCCCGCCGTTTATTGAACCTCATATTCACCTGGATACCACGCAGACCGCCGGGCAGCCGCACTGGAATCAGTCAGGCACGCTGTTTGAGGGTATTGAACGCTGGGCTGAACGCAAAGCGGTACTCACGCACCAAGACGTAAAGCAACGCGCCTGGCAGACGCTGAAGTGGCAAATTGCCAATGGCATTCAGTATGTGCGCACCCATGTTGATGTTTCTGACCCCACGCTCACCGCGCTAAAAGCGATGCTGGAGGTGAAGCAGGAAGCCGCGCCGTGGATTGACGTGCAAATTGTCGCTTTTCCACAAGAGGGCATTTTGTCGTATCCCGACGGGGAAGCGCTGCTCGAAGAGGCTCTGAGACTTGGGGCAGATGTTGTTGGGGCAATTCCCCATTTTGAATTTACGCGCGAATATGGCGTTGAATCGCTGCATAAAGCCTTTGCCCTCGCCAGGAAATATGACCGTCCCTTAGATATTCACTGCGATGAAATTGATGATGAGCAATCGCGTTTTGTTGAAACGGTTGCCGCTCTGGCGCTACGTGATGGGATTGGTGCGCGCGTAACGGCCAGCCACACCACGGCCATGCACTCTTACAACGGGGCATATACCTCACGTCTGTTCCGTCTGCTCAAGCTTTCAGGGATTAACTTTGTCGCGAATCCTCTGGTCAATATTCATCTGCAAGGGCGCTTTGACGACTATCCGAAGCGTCGCGGCATTACGCGTGTGAAAGAGTTAATGGAGGCGGGCATTAACGTCTGCTTTGGTCATGACGATGTATTTGACCCGTGGTACCCGTTGGGCACTGCGAATATGTTGCAGGTGCTGCATATGGGGCTGCATGTCTGCCAGATGATGGGCTACCAGCAAATTAATGAAGGGTTAAAACTTATCACCGATAATAGCGCCCGTACTTTCGGGGTGCAGGATTACGGCATTGTTGAGGGGAATACGGCGAACTTAATTATTCTTCCGGCAGAGAATGGTTTTGATGCGGTGCGGCGTCAGGTGCCTGTACGTTGGTCTGTGCGGGAAGGGAAGGTGATTGCGACGACGCAACTGGCACAAACGTGGGTGATGCTGGATAAAGCAGAAGAGATTCAGTATCGATAG
- the nirB gene encoding nitrite reductase large subunit NirB — MSKVRIAIIGNGMVGHRFIEDLLDKALPGQFEITVFCEEPRKAYDRVHLSSYFSHHTAEELSLVRDGYYEKHGVQVLVGERAITINRQEKVIHSNTGRTVYYDKLVMATGSYPWIPPIKGSETQDCFVYRTIEDLNAIESCARRSKRGAVVGGGLLGLEAAGALKNLGVETHVIEFAPMLMAEQLDRMGGEQLRNKIESMGVRVHTSKNTQEIVQEGKEARKTMRFADGSELEVDFIVFSTGIRPRDKLAIQCGLETGQRGGIVINDSCQTSDPDIYAIGECASWNNRTFGLVAPGYKMAQVTADHLLGTENAFEGADMSAKLKLLGVDVGGIGDAHGRTPNARSYVYLDESKEVYKRLIVSADNKTLLGAVLVGDTSDYGNLLQLVLNAIELPENPDALILPAHASSGKPAIGVDKLPDSAQICSCFDVTKGHLIKAINNGCHTVAALKAETKAGTGCGGCIPLITQVLNAELSKQGIEVNNNLCEHFAFSRQELYHLIRVEGIKTFDELLEKYGKGYGCEVCKPTVGSLLASCWNDYVLAPKHTPLQDTNDNFLGNIQKDGTYSVIPRSAGGEITPEGLMVVGRIAREYNLYTKITGSQRIGLFGVQKDDLPEIWRQLIDAGFETGHAYAKALRMAKTCVGSTWCRYGVGDSVGFGVELENRYKGLRTPHKMKFGVSGCTRECAEAQGKDVGIIATEKGWNLYVCGNGGMKPRHADLLAADLDRETLIKYLDRFMMFYIRTADKLTRTAPWLESLEGGIDYLKQVIIDDKLGLNAQLESELERLREKVICEWAETVNTPEAQVRFKHFINSPQRDPNVQVVPEREQHRPATPYERIPVTLVEAVEENV, encoded by the coding sequence ATGAGCAAAGTCAGAATCGCAATCATCGGTAATGGCATGGTCGGCCATCGCTTTATCGAAGACTTACTTGATAAAGCCCTGCCAGGCCAATTCGAAATCACTGTTTTCTGCGAAGAACCGCGCAAAGCCTACGATCGCGTGCACCTCTCTTCCTATTTTTCTCACCACACTGCTGAAGAATTATCTCTGGTTCGTGACGGCTACTATGAGAAGCATGGCGTACAAGTGCTGGTGGGCGAACGCGCCATCACCATCAACCGCCAGGAAAAAGTGATTCATTCGAATACTGGTCGCACCGTCTATTACGACAAACTGGTGATGGCAACGGGTTCTTATCCATGGATCCCGCCAATTAAAGGTTCTGAAACACAAGACTGTTTTGTTTACCGCACCATTGAAGATTTAAACGCTATCGAATCCTGTGCCCGTCGTAGTAAACGTGGCGCGGTTGTCGGTGGCGGTTTGCTGGGTCTTGAAGCTGCAGGCGCATTGAAAAATCTTGGCGTAGAAACTCACGTTATCGAATTCGCTCCAATGCTGATGGCCGAGCAGCTCGACCGTATGGGTGGCGAGCAGCTTCGCAACAAAATTGAAAGCATGGGCGTGCGGGTTCATACCAGCAAAAACACCCAGGAAATCGTTCAGGAAGGTAAAGAAGCCCGTAAAACCATGCGCTTTGCCGATGGTTCCGAGCTTGAAGTCGACTTTATCGTCTTCTCCACCGGTATTCGTCCACGCGACAAACTGGCGATCCAGTGCGGCCTGGAAACAGGGCAACGCGGCGGTATCGTTATCAATGACAGTTGCCAGACTTCTGACCCGGATATCTACGCTATCGGGGAATGTGCTAGCTGGAATAATCGTACATTCGGCCTGGTAGCCCCTGGCTACAAAATGGCTCAGGTTACTGCTGACCACCTACTCGGTACTGAAAACGCCTTTGAAGGCGCAGACATGAGCGCCAAGCTGAAGCTGCTGGGCGTTGACGTTGGCGGTATCGGTGATGCGCACGGCCGCACACCAAATGCGCGCAGCTACGTTTATCTCGACGAAAGCAAAGAAGTTTATAAGCGTCTGATTGTCAGCGCTGATAACAAAACGCTGCTCGGTGCGGTTCTGGTAGGTGATACCAGCGATTACGGCAACCTGCTGCAACTGGTTCTGAACGCTATTGAACTGCCGGAAAACCCAGACGCGCTGATTCTGCCTGCACACGCAAGCTCCGGTAAGCCAGCGATTGGTGTCGATAAACTGCCAGACAGCGCGCAAATCTGCTCCTGCTTTGATGTCACCAAAGGGCATCTGATCAAAGCCATCAATAATGGCTGCCATACCGTTGCTGCGCTGAAAGCGGAAACCAAAGCGGGTACCGGCTGTGGCGGTTGTATCCCGTTGATCACTCAGGTATTGAACGCTGAGCTGAGCAAACAAGGTATCGAAGTTAACAATAACCTGTGCGAGCACTTCGCGTTTTCTCGCCAGGAGCTGTATCACCTGATTCGCGTTGAAGGCATCAAAACTTTCGATGAGCTGCTGGAAAAATACGGCAAAGGCTACGGCTGTGAAGTCTGTAAACCGACGGTCGGTTCTTTGCTGGCGTCTTGCTGGAACGATTATGTGCTGGCGCCTAAGCACACGCCGCTTCAGGACACCAACGACAACTTCCTGGGCAATATTCAGAAAGACGGTACCTACTCTGTTATCCCACGTTCAGCAGGCGGGGAAATTACCCCAGAAGGTCTGATGGTCGTTGGTCGTATCGCACGCGAATACAACCTGTATACCAAAATCACCGGCTCTCAGCGTATCGGCCTGTTTGGCGTACAGAAAGATGATTTACCAGAAATCTGGCGTCAACTGATTGATGCTGGTTTTGAAACCGGCCACGCCTACGCGAAAGCACTGCGTATGGCGAAAACCTGCGTAGGCAGCACCTGGTGCCGTTACGGCGTGGGCGATAGCGTGGGCTTCGGCGTTGAGCTGGAAAACCGTTACAAAGGCCTGCGTACTCCGCACAAAATGAAGTTTGGTGTTTCTGGCTGTACCCGTGAATGTGCGGAAGCGCAGGGTAAAGACGTGGGTATTATCGCCACTGAAAAAGGCTGGAACCTGTACGTGTGTGGTAACGGCGGGATGAAACCGCGTCACGCAGATTTGCTGGCGGCAGATTTAGACCGTGAAACGCTGATCAAATATCTCGACCGTTTCATGATGTTCTACATCCGTACCGCTGACAAACTGACGCGTACCGCTCCGTGGCTTGAGAGCCTGGAAGGCGGTATCGACTACCTCAAGCAAGTCATCATCGACGACAAGCTGGGCCTGAACGCTCAACTGGAATCTGAACTGGAACGTCTGCGCGAGAAAGTAATCTGCGAGTGGGCTGAAACGGTTAACACCCCAGAAGCTCAGGTTCGCTTCAAACACTTTATCAACAGCCCACAGCGCGATCCGAACGTCCAGGTCGTGCCTGAGCGTGAACAACATCGTCCGGCTACGCCTTACGAACGTATCCCGGTTACTCTAGTAGAAGCAGTGGAGGAAAATGTATGA